In Citrus sinensis cultivar Valencia sweet orange chromosome 3, DVS_A1.0, whole genome shotgun sequence, the sequence TGAGAGCAATCTCTGGACCTTCTACTTCAGAGCTCAACTGAGAAGAATAGAACAATATCTGCAGAACGGCATCAGGGTTTTTCATCACTACGAGTTCCCTATCTCCTGTGCAGAAGACATAAGTTCCAAAGGGTCGATAGGGGCTCAGCTCAATGAAACTCAACAAAGTATCAGACAACTTGTTTGTGTTTCCCATGAGATGACAGGCGGCATGGCTTGCCACAGATGATGCATTTCTCATCACCGTCACATAGAGAGCTGAAGCTTCCCTAGTTGGTTCTTGAATGTGAATTGTACATTTTGGGTTCAAGAAATCGAGGATAGTTTTCAGTTCCGGCTCAAGGGAAGAGAGAGGAGCAAGCAAAACCCGAGGGACGATGTCATACCTCATTACAAAATGAATGAAGTAGTGAGACCAACTTTCTCGCCTCAAAGCATGGTTAATTATGAAATCACCAACAAGAGGTGATCCAAAAGTGACGCATATAGGTGGCATTCTGCTGGTGCTGGGGTCTGACTTTATGAAATTTTCCCAATTTTCCAGGAACCAAACTGTCATTAAAACGGCAATTGGACCAGCTGAGGAATGCCCTGTGAACACTATTTGCTTTCTGTCTGCCACAGCTTTCACCACCTGAGAATGATTCGAAGGAACTACCcagtattatatatatatacatatatgccAGTTTGTCATTCGTTTGCTTCATTTCTATTGCTTCATTCGAATTCAATTgtatagtttatttattatcacaGTCGTCTATTTTGGAATCTTGATGATTGCCAAAGAGGAAGCAACACCAATACTTACTAACTAGTAGTACATGttgcattttgatttttcagggggcaaaaaacttaaaaaaaaagaaagaaaagtaaattaacaAAGAAATCACACACCTCGCTTTGTAGCTGAGGTAGAATTGCTTGAAATCTAGTAAGAAAAGCTTCATTGACAGTTGCAACTTGATCATTCCCTATACTTCGAAGAGAGGCGAACTGAGGTGGATGTGGATCGATCATTTTTTCGCCAAAAGGGCTTCGACTAAACCAATCACTGATAGTCCAAGAACCTGGAAAGCTGAAAATGACGTCTGATGAGCCACGATTCTTTTCCACGAGATACAGCTGCTTCTCCGGCAATTTGTGTGCCTTCATGGCTATCGAGCATGCGTTCTTGATCACCTCTTCTTTCATGCTTATCACCTCTCCAAGTCTTTCACTTGCCATCGTTTCCACAACTGTTATAGTACTTGTTGAGAAAATTTCCCGGTTTAGAAGCTTTgcttgatttattattattgccctttttatctttaagtCGTAGAGGAGATAGAATGTTTCttgttttaagttttgaaCGCGTTCCTGGAAATTATTGTGTAGGGAAGTGAAAGACCTTTTTGGGTATTTCCCAATCGTTGACTCGACCTTCACTTTGATCCAGGTCAAGCTCAAAGCTCGCTCAAGAGTCAAGCCGCCCACGATGCAACCACTTCTGGCTTCTTCTCTCCCCTTtctcaaataaaacaatattagTCGGGTAAATCTAATTCTTTTATCCAAGACTGAAAAAGGTTCAGACATCTCCTGGGATGGAAAACTAActgctcttttattttataacagctctaagattatttatttaatagcTTATAACAGGTGAACAATGCAGTAACCAAATACACGTTTGTCTGAAACTGTAGATCATTGCATTGCGGCTTGTGCCACATTTCGTCACAGTTACAAGCAGATGATCTGGATTGAATTGGGCCTAAATCCGTGTGATGACCCAGGGTTCGGCCCAAATTACTGTAGGACCTACCGGTaatagctagctagctagctagctggCTAATATATAACATTTAGACCATTTTGGTTTTGCCATGATAGTTTTACTAATCATAGGAAATGATtagtaaatatcagtgtaatatctCTGCTATAATA encodes:
- the LOC102618041 gene encoding protein EDS1-like, which encodes MASERLGEVISMKEEVIKNACSIAMKAHKLPEKQLYLVEKNRGSSDVIFSFPGSWTISDWFSRSPFGEKMIDPHPPQFASLRSIGNDQVATVNEAFLTRFQAILPQLQSEVVKAVADRKQIVFTGHSSAGPIAVLMTVWFLENWENFIKSDPSTSRMPPICVTFGSPLVGDFIINHALRRESWSHYFIHFVMRYDIVPRVLLAPLSSLEPELKTILDFLNPKCTIHIQEPTREASALYVTVMRNASSVASHAACHLMGNTNKLSDTLLSFIELSPYRPFGTYVFCTGDRELVVMKNPDAVLQILFYSSQLSSEVEGPEIALRSVKDHFNYQSELQNLETKGVAHFDNLEGLPLSSNVGAAGLGLVLNNLGLSTRARLCLCAAGELEKQKRRNQDKINKKKTDIEKGLLALEGYKTRCEAGRVSYYDALKLSKDTDDFNANVRRLELAGIFDEIMEMLKRYELPDEFEGHREWINIGTRYRRIVEPLDIANYYRHLKNEDTGPYMKRGRPKRYRYTQRWLEYALKISAGSSGESCFWARIEDLCLRTINMGLFEDVKEEILSLEKQVEKWVQNRELGDDIFFEDSTFVKWWKKLPQQHRSGSCISKFINN